A region from the Malus domestica chromosome 07, GDT2T_hap1 genome encodes:
- the LOC103408240 gene encoding potassium transporter 2-like isoform X2: MDLERIKCWDTSKKDSWKNVMLLAYQSLGVVYGDLSISPLYVYKSAFAEDIQHSDTNEEIYGVLSFVFWTLTLVPLFKYVFIVLRADDNGEGGTFALYSLICRHAKVSLLPNRQLADEALSTYKLEHPPEKEKSSRVKVVLEKCKTLHTALLILVLLGTCMVIGDGVLTPAISVFSAVSGLELSMSKEHHQYAVVPITCFILLCLFALQHYGTHRIGFLFAPVVLAWLLCISALGLYNIIHWNRYVYHALSPYYMFKFLRKTRISGWMSLGGILLCITGSEAMFADLGHFSYNAIQVAFTFLVYPALILAYMGQAAYLSQHHHSSHQISFYVSVPETVRWPVLVLAILASVVGSQAIISGTFSIINQSQSLSCFPRVKVVHTSDKVHGQIYIPEINWMLMILCIAVTIGFRDTKHLGNASGLAVMTVMLVTTCLTSLVIVICWHKPPIVALCFLIFFGSIELLYFSASLTKFREGAWLPILLALFLMTIMFVWHYATIKKYEYDLHNKVSLDWLLALGPSLGIARVPGIGLVFTDLTSGIPANFSRFVTNLPAFHRVLVFVCVKSVPVPYVPPAERYLVGRVGPAAHRSYRCIVRYGYRDVHQDVDSFETELVERLVDFIQYDWCRTQRTSSCTEDNASRSTDTSECRLAVIGTVSFSGAPAYEIEETQPASVSVGFPTVESITDVVEMEPVERRVRFAIDEESQPDTQPENTTLIREELEDLYAAQEAGTAFILGHSHVKAKQGSSLMKRFAINFGYNCLRRNCRGPDVALKVPPESLLEVGMVYVV; this comes from the exons ATGGATCTTGAGAGAATTAAGTGTTGGGACACTTCAAAG AAGGATTCTTGGAAGAATGTTATGCTCTTGGCCTACCAGAGCCTTGGAGTAGTGTATGGTGACCTGAGCATTTCCCCTCTCTATGTTTACAAGAGCGCATTTGCAGAAGACATTCAACATTCGGATACGAATGAAGAGATTTATGGTGTACTTTCTTTTGTCTTCTGGACTCTTACTTTAGTTCCGCTGTTCAAGTATGTCTTTATAGTCCTTCGAGCTGATGATAATGGAGAGG GTGGTACATTTGCACTGTATTCGCTGATATGTAGGCACGCCAAAGTAAGCCTTCTCCCCAACCGCCAGCTTGCTGATGAGGCACTTTCTACTTATAAACTGGAGCACCCACCAGAGAAGGAAAAAAGTTCCAGGGTGAAAGTTGTACTCGAGAAGTGCAAGACCTTGcacactgccttgctaattctTGTTCTTCTTGGAACTTGTATGGTAATTGGTGATGGAGTGCTCACTCCAGCAATTTCAG TCTTTTCTGCGGTGTCTGGCCTGGAATTATCCATGTCCAAGGAGCATCACCAAT ATGCTGTGGTTCCAATTACttgtttcatattgttgtgTTTATTTGCACTTCAACACTATGGCACCCATCGAATCGGATTCCTTTTTGCACCAGTGGTGTTGGCATGGCTTCTGTGCATCAGTGCTCTTGGCTTGTATAATATAATCCACTGGAACCGTTATGTCTATCATGCTCTGTCTCCGTATTACATGTTCAAGTTCTTGAGGAAGACAAGGATAAGTGGCTGGATGTCTTTGGGTGGAATATTGCTGTGCATAACAG GCTCAGAGGCAATGTTTGCTGATCTTGGCCACTTCTCATATAATGCCATTCAG GTTGCTTTTACCTTTTTGGTTTATCCAGCTCTTATATTGGCATATATGGGGCAGGCTGCTTACTTATCGCAGCATCACCACAGCAGTCACCAGATCAGCTTTTATGTCTCGGTTCCAG AAACTGTGAGATGGCCCGTgcttgtactagccattcttgcTTCTGTTGTGGGAAGCCAAGCAATCATCAGCGGAACATTTTCTATCATAAACCAGAGCCAATCATTAAGTTGTTTTCCGAGAGTCAAGGTCGTCCACACTTCTGACAAGGTACATGGCCAGATATACATCCCCGAGATCAATTGGATGCTCATGATCCTCTGCATTGCAGTGACCATTGGATTTAGAGACACAAAACACCTGGGAAATGCTTCTG gGCTAGCAGTGATGACGGTTATGTTGGTTACCACATGCCTCACTTCCTTGGTGATTGTCATTTGTTGGCACAAGCCACCTATTGTAGCCCTTTGCTTCCTAATCTTCTTTGGCTCCATTGAATTGCTCTACTTCTCAGCTTCGCTCACCAAGTTCCGAGAGGGTGCCTGGCTTCCCATCCTTCTTGCGCTGTTCCTCATGACTATCATGTTTGTATGGCATTATGCAACCATCAAGAAGTATGAATATGACCTCCACAACAAGGTTTCATTAGACTGGCTTCTAGCTTTGGGTCCAAGCTTGGGAATCGCTCGGGTCCCTGGCATTGGCCTAGTGTTCACAGATCTCACCTCCGGCATTCCTGCTAACTTCTCCCGCTTTGTAACCAACCTCCCTGCTTTCCACCGCGTCTTAGTTTTCGTGTGTGTAAAATCAGTCCCTGTCCCTTATGTGCCGCCTGCTGAGCGATACTTGGTGGGTCGCGTTGGTCCTGCAGCTCATCGGTCCTACAGGTGCATTGTTCGTTATGGATACCGTGATGTCCATCAAGATGTTGACTCCTTTGAGACAGAACTAGTTGAAAGGCTGGTTGATTTCATCCAATATGACTGGTGTCGAACACAGAGAACTAGCTCCTGCACTGAGGATAACGCATCGAGGTCTACTGACACGAGCGAGTGTAGACTAGCTGTCATCGGAACAGTATCATTTTCTGGTGCACCAGCTTATGAGATTGAGGAGACTCAACCGGCAAGTGTATCTGTTGGTTTCCCAACTGTAGAAAGCATAACAGACGTTGTTGAGATGGAACCGGTTGAAAGAAGAGTGAGGTTTGCCATCGACGAGGAGTCTCAGCCTGACACCCAGCCTGAGAATACAACGCTGATACGCGAAGAGCTTGAGGATCTCTACGCAGCTCAAGAGGCTGGGACTGCATTTATACTTGGGCACTCACACGTTAAAGCGAAGCAAGGCTCGTCGTTAATGAAGAGATTCGCCATTAACTTCGGTTATAACTGCCTGAGGAGGAATTGCCGGGGGCCAGACGTGGCGCTGAAGGTCCCGCCGGAGTCTCTTCTCGAGGTTGGCATGGTTTATGTTGTGTAG
- the LOC103408240 gene encoding potassium transporter 2-like isoform X1, which translates to MFLESTRILRNLYGGLNFQKDSWKNVMLLAYQSLGVVYGDLSISPLYVYKSAFAEDIQHSDTNEEIYGVLSFVFWTLTLVPLFKYVFIVLRADDNGEGGTFALYSLICRHAKVSLLPNRQLADEALSTYKLEHPPEKEKSSRVKVVLEKCKTLHTALLILVLLGTCMVIGDGVLTPAISVFSAVSGLELSMSKEHHQYAVVPITCFILLCLFALQHYGTHRIGFLFAPVVLAWLLCISALGLYNIIHWNRYVYHALSPYYMFKFLRKTRISGWMSLGGILLCITGSEAMFADLGHFSYNAIQVAFTFLVYPALILAYMGQAAYLSQHHHSSHQISFYVSVPETVRWPVLVLAILASVVGSQAIISGTFSIINQSQSLSCFPRVKVVHTSDKVHGQIYIPEINWMLMILCIAVTIGFRDTKHLGNASGLAVMTVMLVTTCLTSLVIVICWHKPPIVALCFLIFFGSIELLYFSASLTKFREGAWLPILLALFLMTIMFVWHYATIKKYEYDLHNKVSLDWLLALGPSLGIARVPGIGLVFTDLTSGIPANFSRFVTNLPAFHRVLVFVCVKSVPVPYVPPAERYLVGRVGPAAHRSYRCIVRYGYRDVHQDVDSFETELVERLVDFIQYDWCRTQRTSSCTEDNASRSTDTSECRLAVIGTVSFSGAPAYEIEETQPASVSVGFPTVESITDVVEMEPVERRVRFAIDEESQPDTQPENTTLIREELEDLYAAQEAGTAFILGHSHVKAKQGSSLMKRFAINFGYNCLRRNCRGPDVALKVPPESLLEVGMVYVV; encoded by the exons ATGTTCCTAGAATCGACCCGAATTCTCAGAAATTTGTATGGTGGACTGAATTTTCAGAAGGATTCTTGGAAGAATGTTATGCTCTTGGCCTACCAGAGCCTTGGAGTAGTGTATGGTGACCTGAGCATTTCCCCTCTCTATGTTTACAAGAGCGCATTTGCAGAAGACATTCAACATTCGGATACGAATGAAGAGATTTATGGTGTACTTTCTTTTGTCTTCTGGACTCTTACTTTAGTTCCGCTGTTCAAGTATGTCTTTATAGTCCTTCGAGCTGATGATAATGGAGAGG GTGGTACATTTGCACTGTATTCGCTGATATGTAGGCACGCCAAAGTAAGCCTTCTCCCCAACCGCCAGCTTGCTGATGAGGCACTTTCTACTTATAAACTGGAGCACCCACCAGAGAAGGAAAAAAGTTCCAGGGTGAAAGTTGTACTCGAGAAGTGCAAGACCTTGcacactgccttgctaattctTGTTCTTCTTGGAACTTGTATGGTAATTGGTGATGGAGTGCTCACTCCAGCAATTTCAG TCTTTTCTGCGGTGTCTGGCCTGGAATTATCCATGTCCAAGGAGCATCACCAAT ATGCTGTGGTTCCAATTACttgtttcatattgttgtgTTTATTTGCACTTCAACACTATGGCACCCATCGAATCGGATTCCTTTTTGCACCAGTGGTGTTGGCATGGCTTCTGTGCATCAGTGCTCTTGGCTTGTATAATATAATCCACTGGAACCGTTATGTCTATCATGCTCTGTCTCCGTATTACATGTTCAAGTTCTTGAGGAAGACAAGGATAAGTGGCTGGATGTCTTTGGGTGGAATATTGCTGTGCATAACAG GCTCAGAGGCAATGTTTGCTGATCTTGGCCACTTCTCATATAATGCCATTCAG GTTGCTTTTACCTTTTTGGTTTATCCAGCTCTTATATTGGCATATATGGGGCAGGCTGCTTACTTATCGCAGCATCACCACAGCAGTCACCAGATCAGCTTTTATGTCTCGGTTCCAG AAACTGTGAGATGGCCCGTgcttgtactagccattcttgcTTCTGTTGTGGGAAGCCAAGCAATCATCAGCGGAACATTTTCTATCATAAACCAGAGCCAATCATTAAGTTGTTTTCCGAGAGTCAAGGTCGTCCACACTTCTGACAAGGTACATGGCCAGATATACATCCCCGAGATCAATTGGATGCTCATGATCCTCTGCATTGCAGTGACCATTGGATTTAGAGACACAAAACACCTGGGAAATGCTTCTG gGCTAGCAGTGATGACGGTTATGTTGGTTACCACATGCCTCACTTCCTTGGTGATTGTCATTTGTTGGCACAAGCCACCTATTGTAGCCCTTTGCTTCCTAATCTTCTTTGGCTCCATTGAATTGCTCTACTTCTCAGCTTCGCTCACCAAGTTCCGAGAGGGTGCCTGGCTTCCCATCCTTCTTGCGCTGTTCCTCATGACTATCATGTTTGTATGGCATTATGCAACCATCAAGAAGTATGAATATGACCTCCACAACAAGGTTTCATTAGACTGGCTTCTAGCTTTGGGTCCAAGCTTGGGAATCGCTCGGGTCCCTGGCATTGGCCTAGTGTTCACAGATCTCACCTCCGGCATTCCTGCTAACTTCTCCCGCTTTGTAACCAACCTCCCTGCTTTCCACCGCGTCTTAGTTTTCGTGTGTGTAAAATCAGTCCCTGTCCCTTATGTGCCGCCTGCTGAGCGATACTTGGTGGGTCGCGTTGGTCCTGCAGCTCATCGGTCCTACAGGTGCATTGTTCGTTATGGATACCGTGATGTCCATCAAGATGTTGACTCCTTTGAGACAGAACTAGTTGAAAGGCTGGTTGATTTCATCCAATATGACTGGTGTCGAACACAGAGAACTAGCTCCTGCACTGAGGATAACGCATCGAGGTCTACTGACACGAGCGAGTGTAGACTAGCTGTCATCGGAACAGTATCATTTTCTGGTGCACCAGCTTATGAGATTGAGGAGACTCAACCGGCAAGTGTATCTGTTGGTTTCCCAACTGTAGAAAGCATAACAGACGTTGTTGAGATGGAACCGGTTGAAAGAAGAGTGAGGTTTGCCATCGACGAGGAGTCTCAGCCTGACACCCAGCCTGAGAATACAACGCTGATACGCGAAGAGCTTGAGGATCTCTACGCAGCTCAAGAGGCTGGGACTGCATTTATACTTGGGCACTCACACGTTAAAGCGAAGCAAGGCTCGTCGTTAATGAAGAGATTCGCCATTAACTTCGGTTATAACTGCCTGAGGAGGAATTGCCGGGGGCCAGACGTGGCGCTGAAGGTCCCGCCGGAGTCTCTTCTCGAGGTTGGCATGGTTTATGTTGTGTAG